The genomic stretch AGAGTTCAGCGCCGGAATTGGCGTCAATCACGGCGCGCAGTTCGGGCGGCAGGCGCATGTAGCTGCGCTGGTTCATCAGCGTCAGCAGCATGCCCTGAAACAGGCCCACCCCCGGCGGCTCGCTGTGATACTTGGAGACTTCAAACAGACGGAAAGGCTGGGTGATGGCCCAGTTGATCAGGAAGCCATCCACCTGGTTGCGCGCCGCCGCCTCATAGACACCACCCAGCGGAATGCCGACCGGGGTCGCACCCATGGCCGTCACCGCCTCGCCGATGAAACGGCCGGCGACGCGCAGGCGCAGGCCGCGGAAATCCTCCAGCGTGCGGACCGGCCGGCGTGAGGTGTGGATCAGCGCGCGGTCGGTCGAATGGATCGAGATGATCTTGATGCCGCGATACTCGGTATCGGCCAGGTTCTTCGAGACGTAGTCATACGCGGCCTGGGACATGCTGGCGCTGCGGCCGGTGTTCATGAAGGGCATTTCCAGCCCCTCGGTGCCCATGAAGCGGCCCGGCGTGAAGCCCGGCACCGTCCAGATGATGTCCACCACGCCGTCTTCCAGCTGCTGCGGCAGAT from Sediminicoccus sp. KRV36 encodes the following:
- a CDS encoding TRAP transporter substrate-binding protein, with translation MQRRDLMGAGLALSALGAPLVARAQQTFTLRLHSFSSPTALDHTIHLDRWAERVNQQSQGRIIIQSFPAMQLGGAPRDLPQQLEDGVVDIIWTVPGFTPGRFMGTEGLEMPFMNTGRSASMSQAAYDYVSKNLADTEYRGIKIISIHSTDRALIHTSRRPVRTLEDFRGLRLRVAGRFIGEAVTAMGATPVGIPLGGVYEAAARNQVDGFLINWAITQPFRLFEVSKYHSEPPGVGLFQGMLLTLMNQRSYMRLPPELRAVIDANSGAELSKQLGEAWDTQTQPAIDAARNAGNEIIEIGPAEMARWRTAVAPAYDAWMAEMTRRNRNGRQLFDEIQATTARFGRVG